Proteins co-encoded in one Juglans regia cultivar Chandler chromosome 16, Walnut 2.0, whole genome shotgun sequence genomic window:
- the LOC109019691 gene encoding protein RADIALIS-like 1, which translates to MASSSMSSQSSDSWSAKDNKAFERALAVYDKDTPDRWYNVAKAVGGKTEEEVKRRYQELLEDVQRIESGRVPFPKYKTTGQGNMPDEDKRMQNQRLY; encoded by the exons ATGGCATCCAGTTCAATGTCCTCACAAAGCTCCGACTCTTGGAGTGCCAAGGACAACAAGGCCTTCGAGAGGGCTCTGGCTGTGTACGATAAGGACACCCCAGACCGTTGGTACAATGTTGCTAAGGCCGTTGGTGGGAAAACTGAAGAAGAGGTGAAAAGACGCTATCAAGAACTTCTGGAGGATGTCCAGCGTATCGAGTCTGGCCGAGTGCCCTTCCCAAAGTACAAGACAACTGGCCAGGGAAACATGCCCGACGAGGACAAGAG GATGCAAAACCAGAGGCTCTACTGA